The DNA window GAAGGAGAAGTGATAGGGCAGGCGTAACCCGCTGCCCGCGACGATCCTGCCCAGCTTGGGCTCCGGCAGGGCGTCTGTCGGCAGTTCCAGCCCGCCACGCCGCCTCGACAACCCCGGCAGGGTCGCCAAGGTGCCATCAGCTCGGCGCTGCACCACGAGCACTTCCAGCGTCTCGCGGCTGTCGCGCACCTGGGCCCGTCCGCGCCGGGTGTCGTCCGCATCCCCCACGCCTGCGTCCACCCAGCCGACCAGCGCTCGCCCTGCTTTCCCTACATCGCGGATTTGGAAGTCCTGCGCGATCTCCTCCTGCTTCGCATGATGGAGCGCTTCGGCGGTCGCCGCCTTCTCCATCACTTCCTGCCATTCGGGCGGGCCCACCGGGTCACTGCCGTACGCCGCCTGGACGAGCGGACTGATGTCCTCCGGCAGGCGTACGACGTGCCCGGTCTCATCGATCGCCGACAGGTACGGTTCGAGCACCGCCGCCGCGCGCAGCAGTGCATGGTCCCGGTAGATCAGGCTGGAGCCGCGTACCGGCTCAGGAGGCGTGGAGCCCCAATCCGCACCGGTGAGGAGGCATCTCGCGGTGCGGAGCTTCTCTGGACGATCGCCTTGGTCGGCGCCCCGTGCATGCCGGTGAAGCCGTCCTATTCGTTGCAGGAGTAGGTCCACGGGACAGAGGTCGGAGACCAAAAGGTCGAAATCGATGTCCAGCGACTGCTCCGCCACAGAACTCGCCACGACAATATGCGGGCCGACAGGTCGGTGACCCCGGCTCTTCTCCGGCGGGCCGAAACGCCTCACGAGATCGTCGTCTTTGTCCGCCCGGTCGATATCGACGAACCGCGCGTGTGCAACGCTGACATTTCCCTCGCCGAACAGGCCGCGCAAATACTTCGCCGTCTCCAGTACGCGATCAACGGTATTCCGAACCACGAGTACGCATCCGCCGTCCGAAAGTTCCTGAGCGAGCCGCTCCCCCAAAGTAGTGAGATCGTCCTGCAACCGCTCGATGCGAACATAAGTGGCACGCCCAGAGGCCGGAGCTTGCGTCACGGAAATTCGCCCGCCCGGCTCGACGGCTGTGAGAAGGGGATATCCGAGAGCCTTTTCGACCTCGGTCAGATCTGAGTCGGTTGCCGTGTTGCCCGCGTACGCCTTGGACAATTCGCGACGACGCCCCGCAGGCAGCGTCGCAGACAGAACCACCACAGGCACCCGGTACGCGCCCAGCCACGACAGCACTCGATCGAGATAGGAGTTCATGTAGGTGTCATAGGCGTGCGCCTCGTCGATGACGACCACCTTGCCGGCCAGCGCCAGGTGCCGCAGCGCGAGATGCCGGCTCTTCAGCCCCATGAACAGCAGTTGATCGATCGTTCCAACGACGAACGACGACAGTATCCCCTTCTTACGCCCCCGCAGCCACTGGTGGGCGACGAGTTCGGCGGAAGCCGCCGAACGATCAGCGCCAGGGCGCCATTCGCCGCCTCCGCCGTCCATGTCGATGCCTGACGCCGTACGGCTGCCCGCCCTCATCAGGGCAACGTAGTCGTCATTGAGCGCAGCCTTGGAATGAGCCAGCAGCACCGACCGCTGGCCGTTGTTCAGTCGTGCGTCGGGAACACGGCGGAGCCATTCCAGCATCCGCGGGAACATGGCGTTGCCTGTTGCCATCGTAGGCAGCGCGATGAAGCACCCTCCGGCGCCCGACCTTGCCGCGAAGATCTCCGCTACGGCCAGCGCCGCTTCTGTCTTGCCCTCCCCCATAGGGGCCTCAATGACGAGCAGTCCGGGCACCGACATATTCCGAGCGAGTTGCACCGCTTGCTCTTGGACCGGTCGTATGCGGCTGCCGGGCGGTAACGCGAACCGCGAGGCGAAGACTTCCGCAGGAGAGCGGGTCGGCTCGACCGGCTCCCACAGCTCCGGAATATTCAGCCCGCGCCATGCCGACTCCACCCTGTCCTGATCGCTGATGTGCTCGGCATCAGGGAAGTATGGAAAGAGGTCGGGATTGCTGGCGATCCAATCAGCCACAATGACCAGGCCGGTCAACAGGGCCTGTGCGGGCTGCGAGAGACGTAGACCTCGCCAGCCGGGCAGCGACTGGGCGATCCCGCACATCTCGGCGCAGCGGTCCAGCAGCTCCCGCTGTACCCGCCGCCACAGAGACTCGCAGTTCGGAGTCCGTACGAGGTCCAGGTGGTCCGAGAGCTCCTTGATGTTCGATGGCGTGGGCGGAACGCCGTGATGTCCGCCGATGACGATGCCGAGTTGGAGCGTTTCGGGCCGCGACCAGCCGTGTTCCTCGATGAGCCACTCCTGAATCAGGAACTGTCCCACCAGACCATGCGGTCCCAGCTTCCGATCCAAGAATTCGCTGTGGGACGGCATGCGCAGCCCCGCTGCCCGCATCGCATCCGCGAGCGATTCCACCTGACAAGCAAAAGCGGGGCTCGCCTTGCCGATATCGTGAGTGGTCGCCAGCCATACCGCGAGCCGCCGGCCGTCCGCCAAGCCTCCGGGGAGCCCTTCAGCGATTACCTTCTTCACTTGTATTGGCAACCACTGATCCCATAGAAGACCGGCCACTGCGCCGCTGTCAGCGAAGTGCCTCCACAACGGCAACCACCCATCGGTGTCCCGATCATGCTTCGCCCAGACAGACCTTGCCCCTTCGGACAAATCACTAAAATGGGATATTTTCGATGCCTCCTCGCTGAGCACAGGGGTCATTAAAGTGCATAGGACCGCCAAGCGAAAGACACTCCCACAGAAAAGAGCCGTAAAACGCATACGACCAGGCCAGCGGATGATGCGGAAGAAGTTGCACGACAGGCAGCGATGATGCAGCCTAGAGCGACTGGATTGCAGCTTGACTACCTAAATACCCCTTATGCCCTTTATGTCGCTTCTTATGAAAGTGCTCCAAACCGCGCCCGTCGGCTGACATCGTTGCAGGTCAGCGAGTGCTCCCCGCGCACGCGGGGATGGTCCCACCCTGACCAGCGTGAAATGGATGTCCCGGAAGTGCTCCCCGCGCACGCGGGGATGGTCCAAAGCCACCCACCTGGACGGCTATATCCCACCCGTGCTCCCCGCGCACGCGGGGATGGTCCCTTCTCGAAGTCTCCCAGGACGGTCGGATCCACGTGCTCCCCGCGCACGCGGGGATGGTCCTGCTCACGTCGCTAGCATCGGAAATAGCGCAGAGTGCTCCCCGCGCACGCGGGGATGGTCCCTGCCGCGCGAGCACATTGTCTGTCACGGTCCCGTGCTCCCCGCGCACGCGGGGATGGTCCCATCGCCGGCGTGGAGCACTGCGTAACGGTCAGGTGCTCCCCGCGCACGCGGGGATGGTCCCTGCATCTTGGCGGGCATCTTGAACGGGGCCGGGTGCTCCCCGCGCACGCGGGGATGGTCCCGACGTGATGACGGTGGTGACGCGGCCGTTGACGTGCTCCCCGCGCACGCGAGGATGGTCCCGGGGGCGCGGAGTCGATCGGCTCCCACGGGTGGTGCTCCCCGCGTACGCGGGGATGGTCCCGTCGTGGACGTCCGGGCATGGGACCAGTGGGAGTGCTCCCCGCGTACGCGGGGATGGTCCCGTGGGCCTCTACAAGATCGAGCAGGGCACGCTGTGCTCCCCGCGCACGCGGGGATGGTCCCTGGGCGGCGTGGCCACCGCACACCAGCGCCTCAGTGCTTCCCGCGCACGCGGGGATGGTCCCTATCGGACGTGGACGAGCGAGGGCAAGGCTGCGTGCTCCCCGCGCACGCGGGGATGGTCCACACCCGCGTACGACCCTGAAGGGAGTCACCGTGTGCTCCCCGCGCACGCGGGAATGGTCCCGGCAACAACTCGGGGGCGGGCGGCCAGGGCGGGTGCTCCCCGCGCACGCGGGGATGGTCCCACCAGCCCGCCGCCGAGCATGACCTTGACGATGTGCTCCCCGCGCACGCGGGGATGGTCCCAGCCACCGGTTCAGGCGGCCCGCGGTGTCGTTGTGCTCCCCGCGCATGCGGGGATGGTCCCCGATGATGATGGACGACATGAGCGACCGCGAACTCGTGCTCCCCGCGCACGCGGGGATGGTCCCTACCACCCGCACCTCAAGACGCAGACACGCGAGTGCTCCCCGCGCACGCGGGGATGGTCCTGGTTCAGTCATCCACGCGACGTCGATCGTTCTGTGCTCCCCGCGCACGCGGGGATGGTCCCGGCAACGTGACGAGCTCCGGCCCTTCCTCGCCGTGCTCCCCGCGCACGCGGGGATGGTCCCCATTCGGCCCACTTATCGACCTTGGTGTTCTTGTGCTCCCCACGCACGCGGGGATGGTCCCTGCCGCCCTTGCGGTGGAACCGGACGCATACCGTGCTCCCCGCGCACGCGGGGATGATCCCACCTCGGGGACCACGATGCGGCCCTTGCCAAGGTGCTCCCCGCGCATGCGGGGATGATCCCCTCAAACCGGGCACCGGCAAGACCACGTCGGCGTGCTCCCCGTGCATGCGGGGATGATCCCAGCATCGCTGCTCCCCGAGGTGTCTCCACCTGGTGCTCCCCGCGTTGCGGGGATGATCCCGTGGGGTTGCAGATCGACCTCAGCGGCTTCGTGTGGTCCCCGCGCATGCGGGGATGCTCCCTCGCCCGGCGTTTCGGCATTGGCTAGACCACGGTGCTCCCCGCGCATGCGGGGAGGGGGCCCAAGAAGCCATGGTTACGAGCCACCATGCGCTTTGCATCCTTGAGTGGCCGGAGCAGCCGGTGGTTCGGTCCATCAATTCGCCGACGGCAGCCAGCCGGCGGTAAGGGTCCACAGAGGCGGCCACGGCCATCACGCGACCTCCAGAGATGCTCACGAACCCCGAATGATCACGTGGTGGCCGTCTTCATCCGATCAGGGACTACAGCATGGCCTTCATCGAGTCGCCGGCCGACAGCACGTACGGCTGCTCCGCCATGATCGACTCCCAGTTGTCCGCGATGGCCTCCGGCGTGATGTCGTCGGTCTTCCAGCCGGGCCCCTCGGCCACGAACACCCGCGCCACCCGCCCCGCGCCGACCGTGAACACCTCGCCGCTGACCTCGCACGAGTCGTGCGTCAGGTACGCCACCAGCGCGCTCACCCGCTCCGGCGTGAACTTGGCCTCGAACTCGGCCGGCAGCAGCGACTCGGTCATCCGGGTCCAGGCGACCGGGGCGATGGCGTTGGCCCTGATGCCGCTGCGCGCGCCCTCGATGCCGAGCGTCTTGGTGAGCCCGACCAGGCCCATCTTGGCCGTCGAGTAGTTGGCCTGGCCGAAGTTGCCGAACAGGCCGGCCGGGCTGGAGGTGTTGACCACGCGGCCGTAGCCGGCGGCCTTCATGATCGGGTAGGCGGCGAGGCTGACCAGGAACGAGCCGCGTACGTGCACGGCCATGACCGCGTCGAACTCCTCGACCGTCATCTTGCCGAACGACTTGTCCCGCAGGATGCCCGCGTTGTTGATGACGATGTCGACCTTGCCGAACGCGTCCACGGCCGCGTTCACGATGTCCCGCGCGCCCTCCGGGGTGGCGACGTTGCCGGTGTTGGCGATGGCCTGGCCGCCGTTCTTGTTGATGAGCTCGGCCACCTCCGCGGCGGGGCCCGCGGAGGCCCCCGTGCCGTCGAGCGCGCCCCCGAGGTCGTTGACGACGACCTTGGCGCCCCGCTCGGCCAGCAGGAGCGCGTGCGACCTGCCGAGGCCGTGCCCGGCCCCTGTGACGATCGCGACCCTGTCATCGAACCGAAGCATGGAACCTCCATGGCAGGAGAACAACGTTCTAGTACGAGTACCATAACCCGCCAGAAGCCCGGCGCCACCGGTCACTGCGGATGCCAGAGGTCGGGCTCGCCCGGCGAGCGCCGTACCCGTCCCTTGGCCTCCAGCCACACCAGGTGCGCCAGCGTCTCGTTGTTGGCCGAGCGCCGCATGAACGGCGGGATCGTCTCCCAGGGCCGCGACCAGGTGAGCCGCGTCGCGGTGTCCCAGCAGGTGACGCCGTCGTGCCCGGCCACCACCCGCTCGATCTCGGCCAGTCGCTCCTCGTGGTGGGCGAGCACGCTGTCCACCCGCGCCCCCAGCTCCAGGAACCGGTACTCGTGGGCGGGCAGCACCTCGTCCACCTCCAGCCCGCCCACGGCGGCCAGGGAGTCGAGGTAGTCGGCGAGCGGGTTGGGCGGCGACTG is part of the Nonomuraea coxensis DSM 45129 genome and encodes:
- a CDS encoding CRISPR-associated helicase/endonuclease Cas3, coding for MTPVLSEEASKISHFSDLSEGARSVWAKHDRDTDGWLPLWRHFADSGAVAGLLWDQWLPIQVKKVIAEGLPGGLADGRRLAVWLATTHDIGKASPAFACQVESLADAMRAAGLRMPSHSEFLDRKLGPHGLVGQFLIQEWLIEEHGWSRPETLQLGIVIGGHHGVPPTPSNIKELSDHLDLVRTPNCESLWRRVQRELLDRCAEMCGIAQSLPGWRGLRLSQPAQALLTGLVIVADWIASNPDLFPYFPDAEHISDQDRVESAWRGLNIPELWEPVEPTRSPAEVFASRFALPPGSRIRPVQEQAVQLARNMSVPGLLVIEAPMGEGKTEAALAVAEIFAARSGAGGCFIALPTMATGNAMFPRMLEWLRRVPDARLNNGQRSVLLAHSKAALNDDYVALMRAGSRTASGIDMDGGGGEWRPGADRSAASAELVAHQWLRGRKKGILSSFVVGTIDQLLFMGLKSRHLALRHLALAGKVVVIDEAHAYDTYMNSYLDRVLSWLGAYRVPVVVLSATLPAGRRRELSKAYAGNTATDSDLTEVEKALGYPLLTAVEPGGRISVTQAPASGRATYVRIERLQDDLTTLGERLAQELSDGGCVLVVRNTVDRVLETAKYLRGLFGEGNVSVAHARFVDIDRADKDDDLVRRFGPPEKSRGHRPVGPHIVVASSVAEQSLDIDFDLLVSDLCPVDLLLQRIGRLHRHARGADQGDRPEKLRTARCLLTGADWGSTPPEPVRGSSLIYRDHALLRAAAVLEPYLSAIDETGHVVRLPEDISPLVQAAYGSDPVGPPEWQEVMEKAATAEALHHAKQEEIAQDFQIRDVGKAGRALVGWVDAGVGDADDTRRGRAQVRDSRETLEVLVVQRRADGTLATLPGLSRRRGGLELPTDALPEPKLGRIVAGSGLRLPYHFSFPAVLDRAIDELERNYVPAWQAKDSYWLAGELVLVLDENCRSSLAGFDLRYTSTDGLEVTRAE
- a CDS encoding SDR family NAD(P)-dependent oxidoreductase, with protein sequence MLRFDDRVAIVTGAGHGLGRSHALLLAERGAKVVVNDLGGALDGTGASAGPAAEVAELINKNGGQAIANTGNVATPEGARDIVNAAVDAFGKVDIVINNAGILRDKSFGKMTVEEFDAVMAVHVRGSFLVSLAAYPIMKAAGYGRVVNTSSPAGLFGNFGQANYSTAKMGLVGLTKTLGIEGARSGIRANAIAPVAWTRMTESLLPAEFEAKFTPERVSALVAYLTHDSCEVSGEVFTVGAGRVARVFVAEGPGWKTDDITPEAIADNWESIMAEQPYVLSAGDSMKAML